A window from Planococcus maritimus encodes these proteins:
- a CDS encoding FixH family protein, with the protein MKQIKLIGFIGALLFLGACNAENATDTEVPEIIEADIQLPGEMDPGEEYQLQVTVSQGTEAVTDANEVVFELWNDSEGSDSIQVEADHVGEGIYEISQTFEDSAVYSVQTHVTARSLHIMPKRQFQVGEVTEEQVKKAEDNAGNQQSGHMDGHEAGGHH; encoded by the coding sequence TTGAAACAAATCAAACTGATTGGGTTCATAGGTGCATTGTTATTTTTGGGAGCCTGTAATGCAGAAAATGCCACGGATACGGAAGTTCCAGAAATCATCGAGGCAGACATCCAATTGCCTGGAGAAATGGATCCCGGTGAGGAATACCAGCTTCAAGTTACAGTGTCACAAGGAACTGAGGCAGTTACGGATGCTAACGAAGTGGTATTCGAATTATGGAATGATAGTGAAGGCAGCGACAGCATTCAAGTAGAAGCAGATCATGTCGGAGAAGGAATTTACGAGATTAGCCAAACATTCGAGGATTCCGCAGTTTACAGCGTTCAGACACATGTAACGGCCAGATCCTTGCACATCATGCCGAAGCGCCAATTCCAAGTAGGAGAGGTCACGGAAGAACAAGTCAAAAAAGCGGAGGACAACGCCGGAAATCAGCAAAGTGGACATATGGATGGCCACGAGGCTGGCGGACATCATTGA
- the egtB gene encoding ergothioneine biosynthesis protein EgtB: protein MQTMDIETLTGRYAEVRNVTMKLIEPLEKEDFIIQSDADVSPPKWHIAHTTWFFERMILKEFKSGYEEFNARFDFLFNSYYNSIGPYQPRHERGVLSRPTVEEIIAYRQYVDGQMKDLLAETHTPEQAYQLSKLVEMGLQHEQQHQELILMDVKYNFFVNPLFPAYKETQAQQAIEPKEAAFVEFAGGLVEIGHRGEGFAFDNESPRHKVWLEPFQLAAAPVTNGEFLDFIEAGGYEQPEHWLSDGWGVVKKNNWKAPLYWLKNDQQWEIFTLGGVKNLDLAEPVSHVSFYEADAFSRWKGKRLPTEAEWEHASQGIAIQGNTMELDAYHPSAEQHESTSPLSKMFGDVWEWTSSAYSSYPGSKPLEGALGEYNAKFMSNQMILRGGSCATPASHIRETYRNFFPPDKRWQFGGFRLADDQA, encoded by the coding sequence ATGCAAACGATGGATATCGAAACTTTAACCGGCCGTTATGCCGAAGTCCGCAACGTCACAATGAAACTGATCGAACCCTTGGAAAAAGAGGATTTTATCATTCAATCAGATGCGGATGTCAGCCCGCCTAAATGGCATATTGCCCACACGACATGGTTTTTTGAGCGCATGATTTTGAAAGAATTTAAATCAGGCTACGAAGAATTCAATGCCCGCTTCGATTTCCTGTTCAATTCGTATTACAACTCCATCGGCCCTTACCAGCCGCGCCATGAACGGGGCGTGTTATCGAGGCCGACTGTCGAGGAAATCATCGCCTATCGCCAGTATGTAGACGGCCAGATGAAGGACTTGCTGGCTGAAACACATACGCCAGAGCAAGCGTATCAGCTTAGCAAACTGGTCGAAATGGGCCTTCAACACGAGCAACAGCATCAGGAATTGATCTTAATGGACGTTAAGTACAATTTTTTCGTCAACCCATTGTTTCCAGCTTATAAAGAAACACAAGCACAGCAGGCAATAGAACCCAAAGAGGCCGCATTTGTGGAATTTGCTGGAGGACTGGTCGAAATCGGCCACCGGGGTGAAGGGTTTGCGTTTGATAACGAGAGCCCGCGCCACAAAGTATGGCTGGAGCCGTTTCAACTGGCGGCAGCACCGGTTACCAATGGAGAGTTTCTGGACTTTATCGAAGCTGGCGGCTACGAGCAGCCGGAACATTGGCTATCGGACGGCTGGGGCGTCGTGAAGAAGAATAATTGGAAAGCGCCGCTGTATTGGCTGAAAAACGACCAGCAATGGGAGATTTTCACGCTCGGCGGAGTGAAAAACTTAGATTTGGCCGAACCGGTCAGCCACGTGAGTTTTTACGAAGCCGATGCGTTCAGCAGATGGAAAGGCAAGAGGCTGCCGACTGAAGCGGAATGGGAGCATGCATCGCAAGGCATCGCCATTCAAGGCAATACGATGGAACTTGATGCTTATCATCCATCAGCTGAGCAACACGAAAGCACGTCGCCGCTTTCGAAAATGTTTGGGGATGTATGGGAATGGACATCGAGTGCCTATTCCTCTTATCCCGGAAGTAAACCGCTAGAAGGAGCTCTGGGTGAGTACAATGCCAAATTCATGAGCAATCAGATGATCTTAAGGGGCGGTTCTTGTGCCACTCCGGCAAGCCACATCCGTGAAACCTACCGGAATTTCTTCCCGCCAGATAAACGCTGGCAGTTCGGCGGGTTCCGCTTGGCGGATGATCAGGCTTAA
- a CDS encoding FtsX-like permease family protein → MLKFIWNSWWRNKERFILLLVGVLILSTGLSYLIGLTQANNGTVVEELQKRWKSSYHLVVRPPGSRSITEDLNLLEPNYLSGLEGGISLEQYEQIKAIENVEIAAPIAMIGSNTNYVDLEDPAITEPGIYRMTMREETNTGARTEVDESAIYVTAGPWQPGGEVAIDYGISPGIPNLAYGTSIVIAGIDPEAEAAMAGLNEAIVASDSSRYFAESDVVSATGEVIDTPEYKIPVLISNQDFVDAQITYRFEKIDLAFDNNQQQIAEDILAKGKEQYLDTFKGTPVKEFTYQTTEVHEKLIKKILDPAYDGIMTVPDRAWIALKPSSVNYSPVTSPFKERWPFAYEVEPFELPEESPWATQHMYRQFNPYSTDSSAWPKLQLDFVGVFDPQKLQLSKDPLTELPMETYFPAKAQWVMDADNTPINPPTDMRPTNDNYGFLTKPPLVLTTLDAAAQILGDTPISAIRVNVKGVEVMDEESERILKEMAAEIEQQTGLITDITLGSSPQLALTHLPALEDEEPLGWIQQPWIKIGSSISIFKEAKIGLSGVIASVILVAIVYVFASSIIMLVARKKEFAVLLALGWRPSQLSKLLFWEATLLGTLVALISWFILGVFYVSGSVDTSASRVFLIGVSGIAIYWFGSLIPIALIRKIKPFESMRSGEVSLKAKRLARSESVIGMGLNHLVSQWQRSLLSIFAIAVPTSLFIFFLFVTFRLKGVLYATWLGEFVALEVGTMHYVAMAVALLIAVLTTTEIMWQNVAERQSQIAVLKATGWQNQSVRMLVLWEGIFTGLFAGLIGMALSLTIIYLIYGQLPAAEFGFLSLTLWIPILTGVLGALLPAQKAVRILPYQAINGLLQNSKKVERQFKWALGIAGASLVVGILSLVVATLPELADSATSDPVPEQEETGTDGQLMAQDSSEDPAETVLETPEEQPETTGGEIQKLQETAYRSYTLADGTDETSDFRLGALAPSPSDVKVTNKNNRLISFPVTLDLAGEDDGSHTTYKPQGFKLIDDSGSEYSIVDMDILEGEERWLNRYKFLLPNKMTTLLTYEVPKDLDRVVFVSRGEFYPSPVVVEIPLDDAVADVPVNSGTRASYAIELRLDENDQFHIHTEIDVTNDSEANWGDIGFYFVPNALTDANKPETMTDGAETSISKVQVDGGEASYTLEGNHLAIQLEEELKPAEVQKITIDYTLTLPANGIRLAQVDNDFFLAQWYPMLGQYDEGWKIHSFDSKGESYDTPYGSYHISYQLPGDYLVASSAQDGTALPTAKGTLMGENIKDFYLAFLDPASWHTGEAEQDGTVFRVFTPKSEPDFTMKMATAAQEAFGFFEQQIAEHPTAELDIIGNDGAMEYPNIVEVSSSPAVFEDTLVHEIAHQWFYYLVANDPYENAWLDESLAEWVAAMYRSEQGQTNAFGFSKSLAASNATSPIVNLSLPDFEEGEYYSTVYGKAPLLLQDYFEEAGGEPQAFDFLSKYVEQFRFQSVDSEEFAAFFEEQLEGDQQEFLESWLQLNEQQ, encoded by the coding sequence ATGCTTAAATTTATTTGGAACTCTTGGTGGCGAAACAAAGAACGTTTCATCCTCTTGCTAGTGGGTGTCTTGATCTTGAGTACGGGCTTAAGTTATTTAATCGGCCTGACTCAAGCCAATAACGGCACAGTCGTGGAAGAATTGCAAAAGAGATGGAAATCTTCCTATCATCTCGTCGTCCGTCCCCCTGGGAGCCGGAGCATTACAGAAGACTTGAATTTATTGGAACCGAATTATTTGAGTGGCTTAGAAGGCGGCATCTCTCTCGAGCAATACGAGCAAATCAAAGCCATTGAAAATGTGGAAATCGCCGCTCCTATTGCCATGATCGGTTCGAACACCAATTACGTGGACCTAGAAGACCCGGCCATTACAGAACCTGGCATTTACCGGATGACGATGCGTGAAGAAACCAATACCGGCGCTCGTACTGAAGTGGACGAATCCGCCATTTACGTAACCGCCGGCCCTTGGCAGCCGGGCGGTGAAGTGGCTATCGATTACGGGATTTCGCCAGGCATTCCAAATTTAGCTTACGGCACCTCCATCGTGATCGCCGGCATCGACCCGGAAGCGGAAGCGGCAATGGCGGGACTCAACGAAGCGATTGTTGCCAGTGATTCCAGCCGTTATTTTGCTGAAAGTGATGTGGTTTCGGCTACGGGCGAAGTGATCGACACACCGGAATACAAAATTCCCGTGTTGATTAGCAACCAGGATTTTGTGGATGCCCAAATCACTTATCGTTTTGAAAAAATCGATTTGGCGTTTGATAATAACCAACAGCAGATTGCGGAGGACATTCTTGCAAAAGGCAAAGAGCAATACCTCGATACCTTTAAAGGAACTCCGGTCAAAGAATTTACTTATCAAACGACTGAAGTACATGAAAAACTAATCAAGAAAATCCTGGACCCCGCTTATGATGGCATTATGACGGTACCTGACCGGGCGTGGATTGCCTTGAAGCCGTCTAGTGTAAACTATTCACCCGTGACGAGCCCGTTCAAAGAACGCTGGCCTTTTGCCTATGAAGTGGAACCGTTCGAGCTTCCTGAGGAGTCGCCTTGGGCCACTCAACATATGTATCGCCAATTCAACCCCTATAGCACAGACAGTTCGGCTTGGCCAAAACTGCAGTTGGATTTTGTCGGGGTATTCGACCCGCAAAAGCTTCAGCTATCCAAAGACCCGTTAACCGAATTGCCGATGGAGACATACTTCCCAGCTAAAGCGCAATGGGTGATGGATGCGGATAATACGCCGATCAATCCACCGACTGACATGAGACCGACAAATGATAATTATGGTTTTTTGACGAAGCCTCCGCTCGTCTTAACGACGCTCGATGCGGCAGCTCAAATTTTAGGAGATACTCCGATTTCCGCCATCCGCGTCAACGTCAAAGGCGTAGAGGTCATGGATGAGGAAAGCGAACGCATCCTAAAAGAAATGGCTGCTGAGATTGAGCAGCAAACGGGCCTGATCACCGATATCACCTTGGGGTCTTCACCACAGCTCGCCTTGACCCACTTGCCCGCACTTGAAGATGAAGAACCGCTGGGGTGGATTCAGCAGCCTTGGATCAAAATCGGCTCCTCGATCTCCATTTTCAAGGAAGCAAAAATCGGCTTGAGCGGTGTTATCGCCAGTGTCATTTTAGTGGCCATTGTCTATGTCTTCGCTTCGAGCATCATTATGCTCGTAGCCCGCAAAAAGGAATTTGCGGTTCTTTTGGCACTCGGCTGGCGCCCTTCTCAACTTTCCAAGCTATTGTTCTGGGAAGCTACTCTACTCGGGACGCTCGTCGCCCTGATCAGCTGGTTCATTCTCGGCGTGTTTTATGTCTCAGGCAGTGTCGACACCTCCGCATCGCGCGTCTTTTTGATCGGTGTGAGCGGCATCGCCATTTACTGGTTCGGCTCGCTCATTCCCATAGCCCTCATACGGAAGATCAAGCCGTTTGAATCCATGCGTTCCGGCGAAGTGTCGCTCAAGGCGAAGCGATTGGCCCGTTCAGAGTCCGTCATTGGCATGGGCCTCAATCATTTGGTTTCGCAATGGCAGCGAAGCCTGCTGTCGATTTTTGCGATTGCGGTCCCGACAAGCCTTTTTATATTCTTTCTGTTCGTGACTTTCCGTCTCAAAGGAGTGCTTTATGCCACTTGGCTCGGTGAATTTGTGGCCCTTGAAGTCGGAACCATGCATTATGTGGCCATGGCTGTCGCTTTATTGATTGCCGTCCTGACGACGACTGAAATCATGTGGCAGAACGTGGCTGAAAGACAATCCCAAATTGCGGTCTTAAAAGCGACCGGCTGGCAGAATCAAAGCGTCCGCATGCTCGTTTTATGGGAAGGCATTTTCACCGGATTGTTTGCCGGATTGATCGGGATGGCCCTTTCCCTGACGATTATTTATTTGATCTATGGGCAATTGCCGGCAGCGGAGTTCGGCTTCCTGTCGCTCACTTTATGGATTCCGATTTTGACCGGTGTCCTTGGCGCTTTATTGCCCGCACAAAAAGCCGTGCGGATCTTGCCGTATCAAGCCATCAACGGGCTCCTGCAAAATTCCAAAAAAGTCGAGCGGCAATTCAAATGGGCACTGGGCATTGCCGGAGCGAGCTTGGTTGTGGGCATCTTGTCTTTAGTTGTCGCGACTTTACCGGAACTTGCAGACAGCGCTACAAGCGATCCTGTTCCCGAGCAGGAAGAAACAGGCACCGATGGGCAATTGATGGCACAAGACTCTTCTGAAGATCCCGCTGAAACGGTTTTGGAAACGCCAGAAGAACAACCCGAAACAACTGGGGGAGAAATCCAAAAGCTCCAGGAGACTGCCTACCGCTCCTATACTTTAGCAGACGGGACTGACGAAACGTCAGACTTCCGTTTAGGCGCGCTCGCCCCTTCCCCTTCCGATGTCAAGGTCACGAATAAAAACAATCGATTGATCTCCTTCCCCGTTACACTAGATCTTGCGGGAGAAGATGACGGCAGCCATACCACCTATAAACCGCAGGGCTTTAAATTGATTGATGATAGCGGATCCGAGTATTCGATAGTGGATATGGACATACTAGAAGGAGAAGAACGCTGGCTGAATCGCTACAAATTCTTGCTGCCCAATAAGATGACCACTCTCCTGACTTACGAAGTGCCGAAGGATCTCGACCGGGTTGTCTTCGTGTCGAGAGGCGAATTTTACCCAAGCCCTGTAGTCGTTGAAATCCCGCTTGACGATGCCGTTGCAGATGTTCCTGTAAATTCAGGCACCCGTGCATCTTATGCCATTGAGCTTCGCTTGGATGAAAACGACCAGTTCCATATCCACACAGAAATTGATGTGACAAACGACTCTGAAGCGAATTGGGGCGACATCGGATTTTATTTTGTTCCGAACGCATTGACCGATGCCAACAAACCGGAAACTATGACAGACGGGGCCGAAACAAGCATTTCTAAGGTCCAGGTCGATGGCGGGGAAGCTTCTTACACCTTAGAAGGGAATCATCTTGCCATTCAATTAGAGGAAGAGCTAAAGCCTGCAGAAGTACAAAAAATCACCATTGACTACACATTGACGCTCCCGGCAAACGGCATTCGCCTGGCACAAGTCGATAACGATTTCTTTTTGGCGCAATGGTATCCGATGCTCGGACAGTATGATGAAGGTTGGAAAATCCACTCTTTCGACAGCAAAGGGGAATCCTACGACACTCCTTATGGCAGCTATCACATAAGCTATCAATTGCCGGGTGATTACTTAGTCGCTAGTTCAGCACAAGACGGAACAGCACTGCCAACGGCCAAAGGAACTTTGATGGGAGAAAACATTAAAGACTTCTATCTCGCCTTCTTGGATCCCGCTTCTTGGCATACTGGTGAGGCGGAACAGGATGGCACAGTTTTCCGTGTCTTCACGCCAAAAAGCGAACCCGACTTTACCATGAAAATGGCGACAGCAGCACAGGAAGCGTTCGGTTTTTTTGAACAGCAGATCGCTGAGCACCCTACGGCAGAACTGGATATCATCGGCAATGACGGGGCGATGGAATACCCGAATATTGTGGAGGTGAGCAGCAGTCCAGCTGTTTTTGAAGACACCCTTGTCCATGAAATAGCCCACCAGTGGTTTTATTATTTAGTAGCGAATGATCCATACGAAAATGCTTGGCTGGATGAGAGCCTTGCGGAATGGGTCGCTGCTATGTACCGGAGCGAACAAGGGCAAACCAATGCGTTTGGTTTTTCCAAATCACTTGCCGCAAGCAACGCGACTTCACCTATTGTCAACTTATCTTTGCCTGATTTTGAAGAGGGGGAATATTACTCTACCGTTTATGGGAAAGCGCCTCTATTGTTGCAGGATTATTTTGAAGAAGCAGGCGGCGAGCCGCAAGCATTTGATTTTCTCTCGAAGTATGTTGAGCAATTCCGGTTCCAATCCGTCGATAGCGAAGAGTTTGCTGCGTTTTTTGAAGAACAGCTGGAAGGCGACCAGCAGGAATTCCTGGAAAGTTGGCTGCAGCTAAACGAACAGCAATAG
- a CDS encoding glycine betaine ABC transporter substrate-binding protein yields the protein MSKKLIGLALVSSAVLYGCGSGAESEPIVIGGKPWTEQYILPYILGEYIEAQSDYTVEYKDGLGEVAILTPALEQGDIDMYVEYTGTGLKDVLKRESEAGQSSEEVLQEVREGYEEEIGATWLEPLGFENGYTLAYSKDSGFDAETYSQLAELSKSQDVSFGGPHSIYEREGDGYEDLKETYGFEFSATESFDPAIMYEAVRNGDVDVIPAFTTDSRIGLFDLETTEDDMNFFPKYDAAPVVRLETLEDYPELEEVLNGLAGEISEEEMLAMNARVDEDGDQPRDVAVDFLIEQGLIEE from the coding sequence ATGAGCAAGAAATTGATAGGTCTCGCCTTAGTATCTTCGGCAGTGCTATACGGCTGCGGTTCGGGAGCGGAGTCAGAGCCGATTGTTATCGGGGGTAAGCCGTGGACAGAACAATATATTTTGCCTTATATTCTCGGAGAATACATCGAGGCACAATCAGATTACACAGTTGAGTATAAGGATGGCCTTGGGGAAGTCGCTATTTTGACGCCCGCTCTCGAACAGGGAGATATCGACATGTATGTTGAATACACCGGTACGGGGTTGAAAGATGTATTAAAACGCGAATCAGAAGCCGGTCAATCCTCTGAAGAAGTGCTTCAAGAAGTGCGTGAAGGCTATGAAGAAGAAATTGGGGCGACGTGGCTCGAGCCGCTTGGATTTGAAAACGGCTATACGCTAGCATACTCGAAAGACAGCGGTTTTGATGCAGAAACTTATTCTCAGTTGGCCGAACTATCCAAATCCCAGGACGTCTCTTTCGGCGGTCCGCATTCTATCTACGAGCGTGAAGGGGACGGCTATGAAGACTTGAAAGAAACTTACGGCTTTGAGTTTTCCGCAACTGAAAGTTTCGATCCTGCGATTATGTACGAAGCAGTGCGCAACGGGGACGTAGATGTCATTCCTGCTTTCACGACGGACAGCCGGATTGGTTTGTTCGACTTGGAAACGACAGAAGACGATATGAACTTTTTCCCGAAATACGATGCTGCTCCGGTCGTTAGGCTCGAAACATTGGAGGACTATCCGGAGCTAGAAGAAGTATTAAACGGGCTTGCAGGTGAGATCAGCGAAGAGGAAATGCTTGCGATGAATGCCCGAGTGGACGAAGACGGTGACCAGCCGAGAGATGTCGCTGTTGATTTTCTAATTGAACAAGGCTTGATTGAAGAATAA
- a CDS encoding P1 family peptidase — protein sequence MFNQKRIRDYGVKIGQLETGTRNAITDVEGVSVGHVTLSHNEMQTGVTAILPHQGNIFKEKLIASSHVINGFGKTTGTIQMKELGTLESPILLTNTLSVGVTADTAIDYMLKENPEIGRTTGTVNTVVGECNDMFLNDIRAKFVKPEHVLQALENTASEFQEGTVGAGTGMLCYSLKGGIGSASRLIEMNHGTYTIGVLVLSNFGILSDLLIKGKAVGQELKTAIQESYKEEDKGSVMIIVATDLPVSERQLNRIIKRSVAGLSRTGSIITNGSGEIVIGFSTATKIPHDKPEKCMAVPQIHEEDMDLAFRAVGEATEEAVLNSLATAEAVSGRDGNERPAFKDLIEKFGISLK from the coding sequence ATGTTTAACCAAAAAAGAATTCGCGATTACGGGGTGAAAATCGGTCAATTAGAAACGGGTACACGCAATGCGATTACCGATGTTGAAGGAGTATCCGTCGGGCATGTGACCTTAAGCCATAATGAGATGCAAACTGGTGTCACAGCAATATTGCCGCATCAGGGAAATATCTTTAAAGAGAAACTGATTGCTTCTAGTCATGTGATTAATGGTTTTGGAAAAACGACAGGTACTATTCAAATGAAGGAGTTAGGTACTTTAGAATCACCTATTCTTTTAACGAACACACTGAGTGTTGGAGTAACTGCAGATACTGCAATTGACTACATGCTAAAAGAAAATCCGGAAATTGGACGCACGACTGGAACTGTGAATACCGTCGTTGGTGAATGCAATGACATGTTTTTAAATGATATAAGAGCAAAGTTTGTAAAGCCGGAACATGTTCTCCAAGCGCTTGAAAATACTGCATCTGAATTTCAAGAGGGCACAGTGGGCGCTGGGACTGGAATGCTTTGTTATTCACTAAAAGGAGGGATTGGCTCTGCTTCTAGACTGATTGAAATGAATCACGGAACCTACACCATAGGGGTTTTGGTGTTATCGAATTTCGGGATTTTGAGTGATTTGTTAATCAAGGGCAAAGCAGTCGGTCAAGAATTGAAGACGGCTATCCAAGAATCCTATAAAGAAGAGGACAAAGGCTCTGTCATGATTATTGTGGCAACGGATCTTCCGGTGTCTGAGAGACAATTGAACCGGATCATCAAAAGGTCCGTAGCGGGACTATCTAGAACCGGCTCAATCATCACCAATGGAAGTGGTGAAATCGTCATTGGATTTTCAACAGCTACGAAGATTCCACATGATAAACCCGAAAAATGTATGGCAGTTCCTCAAATTCATGAAGAAGATATGGATTTGGCTTTTAGAGCCGTGGGAGAAGCGACGGAGGAAGCCGTGCTGAATTCACTAGCGACGGCAGAAGCAGTGAGTGGCCGAGATGGGAATGAAAGACCAGCTTTTAAAGATCTAATTGAGAAGTTTGGTATTTCACTTAAGTGA
- a CDS encoding PepSY-associated TM helix domain-containing protein produces the protein MKEKKKPSRDWYQTIWRWHFYAGLFAAPFLIVLAFSGAVYLFKPQIEGVLYQSQFQVEEVMEERLAPSAIVGIVQSRYPEAAITAVKSYEEKDRTVELSVMDGELAKSVYVDPYTGKFQGELVVSDKFTELFKKLHSELIIGGTFANRLVELAACWTIILLATGLYLWWPRTRSSIWGTLLPRMRARGRLFWRDLHAVPAFWFSILILLLIVSGLPWSGVMGGQIDRLANSTNSGYPEYAHSFGEKPESTVRAVDAAEDVPWASQNDIMPVSGTGYQSISIDEVDMIASMENIQLPYTISLPAEETGVYTIAASHAAPWDNAALHVDQYSGAVLSDVRFRDYGILAKAITAGIAFHEGRLFGWPNQLLGLLICLAVILLAISSLVMWRKRKPDGLGSPKKPMDRKVSWMVLGIMLIGGLLMPLVGLSILAALVVDGVIIKRIPRVKAWFHGK, from the coding sequence ATGAAAGAGAAGAAAAAGCCTTCCAGGGATTGGTACCAAACCATCTGGCGCTGGCATTTTTATGCGGGTTTATTTGCTGCGCCATTTTTGATTGTCTTGGCGTTTAGCGGAGCGGTGTATTTATTCAAACCACAAATCGAAGGCGTGCTTTACCAAAGCCAATTTCAAGTGGAAGAAGTAATGGAAGAGCGGCTCGCTCCTTCGGCAATCGTTGGGATTGTCCAAAGCCGTTATCCAGAAGCAGCGATCACCGCAGTGAAAAGCTATGAAGAAAAAGATCGCACGGTTGAGCTGTCGGTGATGGACGGGGAGCTTGCCAAATCGGTCTATGTCGATCCGTATACTGGCAAGTTCCAAGGCGAGTTAGTCGTCAGCGACAAGTTCACGGAACTTTTTAAGAAGCTGCACAGCGAATTAATTATAGGCGGAACATTCGCCAACCGCTTGGTGGAATTGGCGGCTTGCTGGACGATTATCCTGCTCGCTACGGGGCTGTATCTTTGGTGGCCTCGCACACGGAGCAGTATTTGGGGAACGCTACTGCCGCGAATGCGTGCACGCGGCCGCTTGTTTTGGCGTGACTTGCATGCAGTGCCGGCATTTTGGTTTTCGATTTTGATTTTGCTGCTGATTGTCAGTGGCTTGCCTTGGTCTGGTGTCATGGGCGGGCAGATCGACCGTTTGGCGAATTCAACCAATTCAGGATATCCCGAGTATGCTCATTCCTTCGGAGAAAAACCTGAGTCAACGGTGAGAGCGGTGGATGCAGCAGAAGATGTGCCCTGGGCTTCGCAAAATGACATCATGCCGGTCTCAGGGACTGGTTATCAAAGCATTTCGATTGATGAGGTAGACATGATTGCTTCTATGGAAAATATCCAATTGCCCTACACGATTTCATTGCCTGCAGAGGAAACAGGTGTTTATACCATCGCGGCTTCACACGCTGCGCCTTGGGATAACGCGGCACTTCACGTAGATCAATACAGCGGGGCTGTACTATCCGATGTGCGCTTTAGAGATTATGGGATTTTGGCGAAAGCGATTACGGCTGGAATCGCCTTTCACGAAGGGCGGTTGTTCGGCTGGCCCAATCAATTGCTTGGGCTTCTGATATGCTTGGCTGTTATCCTGCTGGCCATCAGTTCACTTGTCATGTGGCGAAAAAGAAAACCGGATGGGCTGGGGAGTCCGAAAAAGCCAATGGACCGCAAAGTGTCTTGGATGGTTCTCGGCATCATGCTCATTGGCGGGCTCCTTATGCCGCTGGTTGGACTTTCCATCCTCGCTGCTTTAGTAGTAGACGGAGTCATCATTAAACGGATCCCGCGAGTCAAAGCTTGGTTTCACGGAAAATAA